One Cryptococcus neoformans var. grubii H99 chromosome 3, complete sequence genomic region harbors:
- a CDS encoding transcription initiation factor TFIID subunit 9B, which translates to MSHTVPTIPRDGRLISLILASKGIEDADERVIHQLLDFSRRYTADVLQSAQTLADHAARSGASSNRIEKEDVELAIKMRKLYEFFEAPPRDYLATLAHELNSHPLPALPETFDLVRLPPAHQRLAEVNFDIVPDAELVLTEDEREDEDDSENEEHDGDEDGEEDRKPNGEVDGDGDGEDEDMEEVGVDGLPSAGVAPEAAPVRQAVDVDEDYDM; encoded by the exons AAAAGGGATAGAAGACGCAGACGAGCGTGTCATCCATCAGCTCTTGGACTTTTCACGAA GATATACAGCCGATGTGCTTCAAAGTGCTCAGACATTAGCGGACCACGCAGCTCGTTCGGGTGCGAGTTCTAATAGGATCGAAAAGGAGGACGTAGAACTGGCTATCAAGATGAGAAAGCTTTACGAGTTCTTTGAAGCTCCTCCAAGAGAT TACCTCGCAACCCTCGCGCACGAACTCAATTCTCATCCCCTCCCAGCCCTTCCAGAGACATTTGACCTCGTCCGTCTACCGCCCGCACACCAACGTCTTGCCGAAGTGAATTTCGATATCGTCCCGGACGCAGAACTCGTTCTTACAGAAGATGAGcgggaggatgaggatgatagtgagaatgaagaacatgatggtgatgaggatggagaggaggataggaAACCGAATGGAGAGGTggatggcgatggcgatggggaggatgaggatatGGAGGAGGTCGGGGTGGATGGTCTGCCGTCTGCTGGAGTTGCACCAGAAGCGGCGCCGGTGCGGCAGGCtgtggatgtggatgaggattaTGATATGTAG
- a CDS encoding crossover junction endonuclease EME1 has translation MPTEVVVISDDESDQEIHLVPTKPIFSHSQPALIPASTAIVIDSDSEDGIETDDDDDDDDSGEDQDILGLLSQMADDSGLRMATTTATTTATTTATTTTTATTTATVGRTQSTSVLETCRARTDIVERGLSKGRALGESRTFAGSILSQVDSLDKTPTPRTTFAPTEKSKKRTASSGDDNGVQKRSKTNDDTSGLTRQEMAAIKASEREAKAAQKAKEKEARQFERDTAKAAKEAERSYQRKVAQVNKLRTSKQDTLREIHLYLSADMSLPSSPIAGALPELRNRIQDCQSALHFLPEPDSPIPGVIRFKRHLQARWDPESKRFVPLDDPRWVWEKTVLVLITAEELVDKIADADVGGREDADADADVDVLAQWASDVRLLLGLAMSDQVVLMIKGLQKYYSKSRSLANKDYINAARAGLDGGSATATTTTAAVNGRYGPPRPTRDQIEAEMVRLQVAEHFFLVHVEKTEDVEDWVYNIAADIALRPYKLVSKSHLNFAPAEGTRKALQPTAVLELMLQEVQGITASAAAGITEKYPTFRRLMEAFEMEEQRGGMERAEMMLQYCEVRNLKSGHASGRNLNKALSKRVYNAFRGTDSLSLA, from the exons ATGCCAA CCGAAGTCGTGGTCATCAGCGACGACGAATCTGACCAGGAAATCCACCTCGTCCCTACTAAACCTATCTTCTCGCACTCTCAACCCGCCCTCATTCCTGCCAG CACGGCGATAGTGATCGACTCTGATTCGGAAGATGGGATCGAgacggatgatgatgatgatgatgatgatagtgGGGAAGATCAAGATATCCTTGGGCTATTAAGTCAGATGGCGGATGATTCGGGTTTGCGCAtggcgacgacgacggcgacgacgacggcGACAACGACGGCGacaacgacgacgacggcgacgacgacggcGACGGTAGGACGTACCCAGAGCACGAGCGTGCTCGAAACGTGCCGTGCAAGGACGGACATCGTGGAGAGAGGTTTGAGTAAAGGACGAGCGTTGGGTGAGAGTCGGACGTTTGCGGGTAGTATCTTATCCCAG GTTGATTCGCTAGACAAGACACCGACACCGCGTACAACTTTTGCCCCTACGGAAAAGTCAAAGAAACGGACGGCCTCTTCAGGTGATGACAATGGTGTACAAAAACGGTCAAAGACCAATGACGATACT AGCGGGTTGACAAGGCAAGAGATGGCAGCTATAAAAGCAAGTGAACGAGAGGCGAAAGCCGCGCAAAAAgccaaggaaaaagaggctAGACAGTTTGAACGTGATACGGCCAAA GCAGCAAAAGAAGCAGAAAGGTCGTACCAGAGAAAAGTGGCCCAAGTCAACAAG CTTCGAACGTCAAAACAAGATACACTCCGTGAAATCCACCTCTACCTCTCTGCCGACATGTCcctcccttcatcccctATCGCCGGCGCTCTCCCCGAACTCCGCAACCGGATCCAAGACTGTCAATCCGccctccatttcctccctGAACCCGATTCCCCCATCCCCGGCGTGATCCGGTTCAAACGGCACCTCCAAGCGCGATGGGATCCAGAGTCCAAACGGTTCGTCCCGCTAGACGATCCGCGATGGGTATGGGAAAAGACAGTGTTGGTGCTCATCACTGCTGAAGAGCTGGTGGATAAGATTGCAGATGCAGATGTAGGTGGGAGGGAGGACGCAGACGCAGACGCAGACGTGGATGTGCTGGCGCAATGGGCGTCGGATGTGAGGTTGTTATTGGGTTTGGCGATGAGTGATCAGGTGGTGTTGATGATCAAGGGCTTGCAAAAGTATTATTCCAAATCACGATCGTTGGCCAACAAGGATTATATAAACGCTGCCCGCGCAGGTCTCGACGGTGGGTCAGCGAcggcgacgacgacgacagCAGCGGTGAACGGCCGATACGGCCCCCCGCGCCCGACAAGGGACCAAATCGAAGCCGAGATGGTCAGACTCCAAGTGGCCGaacacttcttcctcgtgcATGTCGAAAAGACGGAAGACGTCGAAGACTGGGTATACAATATCGCTGCCGATATCGCGCTCAGGCCATATAAACTCGTCTCGAAATCGCACCTCAATTTCGCGCCGGCCGAAGGGACGAGAAAGGCATTACAGCCGACAGCGGTGCTCGAGCTGATGTTGCAGGAAGTACAGGGTATCACAGCCTCAGCCGCAGCGGGGATTACAGAAAAGTATCCGACGTTTAGGCGGTTGATGGAGGCGtttgagatggaagagcaaagaggtgggatggagagggcgGAGATGATGTTGCAGTATTGTGAAGTGAGGAATTTGAAGAGCGGGCATGCGAGCGGCAGGAATTTGAACAAG GCATTGTCGAAACGGGTTTACAATGCGTTTCGTGGAACGGACAGTCTCTCTCTTGCATGA
- a CDS encoding prenylated SNARE protein Ykt6p codes for MKVFSISLLSVAQTAPPAATLLGTAQDLSSFSFYQRSSVGEFMAFFTKTVAERTPANQPSSVEENNYKAHVFVTSGRTPGGPGLAAVMITDLEYPLRPAFSLLTKILDEHTPLLASLPNQSAAPSFGSASANAFGGNPSQAAAGGLPPAQKGKLEGTLANYLTKYQDPKQADTIMKVQKELDETKVVLHKTIESVLERGEKLDNLVERSNALSAQSKMFYKTAKKQNSCCVVM; via the exons aTGAAGgtcttttccatctcgcTGCTGTCCGTCGCACAGACCGCCCCCCCCGCCGCCACCCTCCTCGGCACCGCCCAGgacctctcctcctttagCTTCTACCAGCGCAGCAGCGTCGGCGAGTTTATGGCCTTTTTTACAAAG ACCGTCGCGGAGAGGACCCCAGCGAACCAGCCGTCGTCCGTCGAGGAGAACAACTACAAGGCGCATGTCTTTGTCACCTCTGGCCGCACTCCCGGCGGCCCCGGTCTTGCCG CCGTCATGATCACCGACCTCGAGTACCCCCTCCGCCCCGCattctccctcctcaccaAGATCCTCGACGAGCACACCCCCCTCCTCGCCAGCCTCCCCAACCAGTCCGCGGCCCCCTCCTTCGGCTCCGCCTCCGCCAACGCGTTCGGCGGCAACCCCTCCCAGGCCGCTGCCGGTGGCCTGCCCCCCGCACAGAAGGGCAAGCTCGAGGGCACCCTCGCAAACTATCTCACAAAGTACCAGGACCCCAAGCAGGCGGATACCATCATGAAGGTGCAGAAAGAGCTCGACGAGACCAAGGTCGTTTTG CACAAGACTATCGAATCTGTTCTTGAGCGAGGAGAAAAGCTGGACAATCTCGTAGAACGTTCAAACGCCCTGTCCGCGCAAAGCAAAATGTTCTACAAGACCGCCAAGAAG CAAAACTCTTGCTGCGTAGTGATGTAA
- a CDS encoding elongator complex protein 3: MIAPTTSQSELHLLCVSAVVRDLISTYNSSSSSATQPPNVNSLRAKYAKKYGLKAVPRLTDVLAAVPEEWKDRLRGWLRAKPVRTASGVAVVAVMCKPHRCPHVAMTGNICVYCPGGPDSDFEYSTQSYTGYEPTSMRAIRARYDPYEQARGRVNQLRDLGHSVDKVEIIIMGGTFMSMPEDYRHKFIAGLHNALSGHTGEDVDEAVKFSEQSKVKCVGITIETRPDYCLKPHLSQMLRYGCTRLEIGVQSVYEDVARDTNRGHTVRAVSESFHMSKDAGYKIVAHMMPDLPNCGTERDIWQFQEFFENPAFRSDGLKLYPTLVIRGTGLYELWRTGKYKNYPPNALVDIIARIMALVPPWTRVYRVQRDIPMPLVSSGVENGNLRELALARMKDFGAECRDVRYREVGLHEIHHRVRPRDIELIRRDYAANGGWETFLSYEDPQSDILVGLLRLRKCSEEGTFRKELVGMEGGCSLVRELHVYGTAAPVHSRDPKKFQHQGIGTLLMEEAERIAREEHGSGRIAVISGVGTRDYYRRLGYFLDGPYMVKDLLYDDE, from the exons ATGATCGCACCTACAACCTCACAATCGGAACTGCACCTTCTCTGTGTGTCCGCCGTGGTCAGAGACCTCATCTCAACCTACAACTCCTCAAGCAGCTCCGCCACCCAGCCTCCAAACGTAAACAGTCTTAGAGCAAAATACGCAAAGAAATACGGACTCAAGGCAGTCCCTCGTTTGACAGATGTCCTCGCTGCTGTCCCcgaggaatggaaggacAGACTGAGGGGATGGCTAAGAGCAAAGCCAGTCAGGACGGCGAGCGGTGTGGCCGTTGTCGCGGTCATGTGCAAACCCCATCGATGTCCTCACGTAGCTATGACAGGAAACATCTGCGT CTACTGTCCAGGCGGTCCCGATTCTGACTTTGAATACTCGACCCAATCGTACACTGGATACGAG CCTACTTCTATGCGAGCCATCCGAGCGAGGTATGACCCTTATGAACAGGCGCGTGGACGTGTGAACCAGCTACGTGACCTTGGACACAGCGTCGACAAGGTTGAGATCAT TATCATGGGAGGAACGTTCATGTCCATGCCGGAAGACTACCGCCATAAATTCATTGCTGGGCTTCACAATGCCTTGAGTGGTCACACTGGAGAGGACGTTGACGAGGCTGTCAA GTTCTCTGAGCAAAGCAAGGTCAAATGCGTCGGTATCACCATTGAAACTCGTCCCGATTACTGCTTGAAGCCTCATCTGAGTCAGATGTTGAGGTATGGATGCACCCGTCTGGAAATCGGTGTTCAATCAGTCTATGAA GACGTTGCACGAGACACCAACCGAGGCCACACTGTCCGAGCTGTCAGTGAATCCTTCCACATGTCCAAAGACGCCGGCTACAAGATCGTCGCCCACATGATGCCTGACCTCCCCAACTGCGGTACCGAGCGAGACATTTGGCAATTCCAAGAATTCTTTGAAAACCCTGCTTTCCGATCAGACGGCCTCAAACTGTATCCAACCTTGGTCATCCGTGGTACCGGTCTTTATGAGCTGTGGAGGACTGGCAAGTACAAGAATTACCCTCCCAACGCGCTTGTCGATATCATAGCGAGGATCATGGCGCTCGTACCCCCCTGGACGCGAGTCTACCGTGTCCAACGAGATATCCCGATGCCCCTCGTCTCTTCCGGCGTGGAGAATGGTAATTTACGTGAACTCGCGCTTGCGCGTATGAAGGATTTCGGTGCCGAGTGTCGAGATGTGCGATACCGCGAAGTCGGTCTGCACGAGATTCACCACCGTGTGCGACCTCGTGATATCGAGCTTATCCGACGAGATTACGCGGCGAATGGTGGATGGGAGACTTTCTTGTCGTATGAGGATCCTCAGTCTGATATTTTGGTGGGTCttttgaggttgagaaaGTGTTCAGAGGAAGGGACGTTTAGGAAGGAGTTGGTTGGTATGGAAGGTGGATGCAGTCTTGTGCGAGAGCtt CACGTGTATGGTACTGCAGCACCCGTTCACTCTCGTGACCCCAAGAAATTCCAGCATCAAGGTATCGGTACATtgttgatggaagaggcggaaCGGATCGCGCGCGAGGAGCACGGTAGCGGTCGTATCGCCGTCATCTCTG GTGTTGGGACTCGTGACTATTATCGACGACTTGGCTACTTTCTCGATGGGCCTTATATGGTCAAGGATCTTTTGTACGATGACGAGTAG
- a CDS encoding 3-demethylubiquinone-9 3-O-methyltransferase has protein sequence MNKQQLCRRLYISCSTTALPTARIAARSITTASAASPSSTPSTFSTINASEISHFSKLSSQWWSETGEFALLHRMNPVRVEWIRQKVALAPPPEEEWSFETRHMDVQREAARGTGAWLTGLRCLDVGCGGGILSEALARLGATVVSVDASESNIGIATTHASQDPYLAKKMEKGELEYRFSTAEALRDAGEKFDVVCSMEVLEHVDEPGEFMKCLGEMVKPGGHLLLSTISRTPLSQLLTITLAEDILRLVTPGTHTYRKFIKPEELRRFVYSDMGGFETWHRNDDASDIRKNEVGETRGIIYDPLKGAWRLWDGVEGSWWKEAGEVCNYMYHAKKRS, from the exons ATGAACAAGCAGCAGCTCTGCAGAAGACTATACATCTCATGCTCTACAACGGCACTCCCAACTGCACGCATCGCAGCACGCTCAATCACAACGGCATCCGCAGCATCCCCATCCAGCACTCCGTCCACTTTCAGCACCATCAACGCTTCCGAAATCTCCCACTTCTCTAAACTCTCCTCCCAATGGTGGTCAGAAACAGGCGAGTTTGCACTCCTACATCGCATGAACCCCGTGCGGGTAGAGTGGATCAGGCAAAAAGTCGCTCTCGCTCCTCCaccggaagaggaatggtCGTTTGAAACTCGGCATATGGATGTGCAGAGAGAAGCAGCGAGAGGTACAGGTGCTTGGTTGACAGGTCTTCGATGCTTGGACGTTGGATGTGGAGGTGGGATCCTCTCAGAGGCTTTAGCAAGATTGGGAGCCACTGTGGTGAGCGTCGATGCGAGTGAAAGTAATATCGGCATCGCGACCACCCACGCGAGTCAAGATCCATATTTGGCtaagaagatggaaaaggggGAGTTGGAATACCGATTCAGTACTGCTGAGGCTTTAAGAGATGCTGGAGAAAAGTTTGATGTCGTGTGCTCCATGGAAGTGCTTGAGCATGTTGATGAGCCTGGAGAGTTTATGAAATGTCTCGGAGAGATGGTTAAA CCTGGAGGGCACCTCTTACTTTCAACCATCTCAAGAACCCCCCTCTCCCAACTCCTCACTATCACTCTTGCCGAAGACATCCTCCGTCTTGTGACTCCGGGAACACATACCTACCGTAAATTCATCAAGCCCGAGGAACTCCGACGTTTCGTCTACTCTGATATGGGTGGTTTCGAGACATGGCACAGGAATGATGACGCAAGTGATATTCGGAAGAATGAAGTCGGAGAGACTCGAGGGATCATTTATGACCCTTTGAAGGGCGCTTGGAGATTGTGGGATGGTGTGGAGGGGAGCTGGTGGAAGGAGGCAGGTGAAGTTTGCAATTACATGTACCatgcgaagaagaggtcaTAG